The Fusobacterium necrophorum subsp. necrophorum genome includes the window GTAATATGATGAAAACGACCATACCTGTGTATTGTATTGCTCTAGCCTTGTACACGGGAATCGGACTTCGTTATTTAGGAAGAGAATTGAATACAGGAGAAATATATAAATTATTACATGTGTTGGAGCAAGAATTTGTGATTCATCCGATTTTATTGCTTCCTCCTATTCTGGTTATTCTTATGGTAGCCTTGAAGACGCCTGCAGTACCGGGCTTGACCTTGGGAGGAGTGCTGGGAGCCGTTTTTGCTTTCATCATTCAGCATAAAGATTTCGGAGCGATTTTAGAAGTTTCTCAATATGGCTATCAAGCAACGACAGGCTATGAACTTGCCGATAAATTATTATCGAGAGGCGGATTACAATCCATGATGTTCACGGTTTCTTTAATTATTGTGGCAATGGCATTCGGTGGTGTTGTGGAAAAAATAAAGGTATTGGAAACGATCGAGGAAAGATTGATCACTTTTACAAAAACTACGGGAAGTCTAGTTTTGACGACGGTGCTTTCCTGTATTTTCTGCAATGCGACCTTACCGGAACAATATCTGTCTATTTTAATTCCGGGAAGAATGTTCAAGGAACGATATCGAAAAAAAGGCTTGGATCCGAGGGTTCTTTCAAGAATATTGGAAGATTCGGGAACGATGAGTTCCGCTCTTATTCCTTGGAATACCTGTGGAGCTTTTATGTATGCTACTTTGGGTGTTTATCCTTTTGCGTATCTGCCTTTTGCTTTTTTTAATGTATTGAGTCCTTTGATTGCAGTTATTTCGGGATTTTTAGGAATAGGAATGATAACATTGGAAGAGGAAAGAGAAGGAGAATGAGGCATTCATTCTCCTTTTTAGATTTTAAAAACAGAGGCTAACAGTTCTTTTGTATGGAAGTGTTTGGCTTGTTTTAATTCGGAAGATTTGAGAGTTTCTACAATTTCTCCCTGATACATAATGAGAATACGGTCACACAATTCCGAAACTAAAGCTATGTCATGACTGATAAAGATGTAACTGAGTTTTTGTTTTTGTCCCAGTTCTTTTAATAAAGAAATGATTTGTTTCTGAATGCTGACATCTAAAGCCGAGGTAATTTCATCACAGATAATAATATCCGCTTGAATGGCTAAGGCTCTTGTAATGGCAATTCTTTGACGTTGTCCTCCGCTCAGTTGCTTTGGATATCGTTCCAAGATGTTTTCTTCCAATCCCACCATATTCAATAATTCTATACTTTTTTTTCGAATTTCTTCTTTCTTCAGTTGATAGAAATTTTTTAGAGGCTCCGCAATATACTCCTTTATTTTCATAGAAGGATTAAAAGAAGTTTTGGAATCCTGTATAATCATCTGGATATGTTTTCGAATATTTCTTTTTTCCTCGGAGGCGGGATGGCATATATCTTTTCCTCGAAATAAAATATGCCCTTCGTAAATATCCGCAAAATAGGTAATTGCATTGGCAAGAGTGGATTTTCCGCTCCCACTTTCTCCAACGATCCCTAAGATTTCATTTTCTTTCAGCGAAAAACTCAGATTTTTTAAAATGTGCTTTTGATGATAACCCGCACTTAAATCTTGAATTTCTAAGATTGTTTTTTCCATGTTTACTCCTTTATTTTTGGAATATCGACCAATAATGTTTGAGTGTATTTACTTTTAGGAGATTGCAAAATCTCTTCGGGAGCCCCGAAATCTACTATATTTCCTTGGAAAAGAACCAATATTTTATCACTGATATATTTTGCTAAGGCCAGGTTGTGAGTGACCAAAAGAATACTCATATTGAATTCTTTCTTTAAGAATAAAAACTCTTCGATAATATTTTTTTGAATGGTGGCATCTAAGGAAGAAGTGGGTTCATCCGCCAATAATAAATTAGGTCCCAAACTGGTCGCTAAAGCAATGGATACCCTTTGATTCATTCCTCCGCTTAATTGAAATGGAAATTTTTCGATGAGTTCTTCCGTATTTTTCAGTCCTACTTTGGAAAACATGCTTTCCATCAGGTCCTTTGCTTCTTTTTGGGGAAGCCCAAGCACATGACGATAGCTTTCAAAAAATTGTTTTCCGATTTTTTGAAAGGGATTTAGAGTACTTCCGGGTTCTTGAAAAATAGTTCCTATTTTTTTCCCACGAAGAAGTCGCCACTCTTTTTGGGAAAGCCGTGTTATCTTTTTTCCTTCATAATAAATTTCACCGCTTTGTATTCTTCCCTCTTCCGGAAGAAAGCCAATAATAGCATTTAAAATCGTGGATTTTCCACTTCCGCTTTCTCCTACAATGGAAATAATTTCTCCTCTTTGTAATTGAAAATTGATATTTTTTACCACGGATGTTTCTCCATAAGAGATGGAGACATTTTCCATTCTTAAGACTTCCATTATCGATTCCTTTCTATGCGATCTCTTAAAAAATCACTTAAACTGTTGAAAACAAATACAATCATAAAAAGAGCCAGACCCGGAAAAAACATATAAAAGGGAGCAATCTGCATGAAATCTTTTGCTTCCGATAGGATTAAACCCAGTTCCGGTCTGGGCGGTCTTAATCCCAGTCCCAAAAAACTCAACATTGCCAGTCGTAGAATGAAGTTTCCTATATTTGAACTGGTATAAACGAATAAAGAAGCCATGATATTCGGCAAAATATATCGGAAAAGGATAGAAAAATTTGTATTTCCATTCAAAACGGCTGTTTTGATATATTCATTTTCTTTTTGCTCTATGGTCAAAGCTCTGGCAACTCTGGCAAATTCTGCCCAACCCGGAATGAGAATCGCCAGTAGGGTATTCAAAATACCGGGACCTAAAACCCCTACGATAGCAATACTTAGAACCGTTCCGGGAAAGGCTAACATCATGTCGGCAATTCTCATGAAAAGATGAGAAAGAGGATTGGAATAATAGCCGCAAAACATTCCGATGATTGTTCCTGTCATCAACATGATAGAAACTCCAATGACTGCCAAAATCGTAGAAGAACGCATTCCGTAAATCACTCTTGTAAAAATGTCTCTTCCTAAATAATCACAACCGAACCAATGTTTTCCGCTCGGACCATGTAAAGTTACCGTTACATCTGCATAATTAGGGTCTATACTGCTGAAGAAAGAAGGGAAGAAAATGATACCACATAAAAGAATAAAAAATAAGAAGAAAATAATGTTAGAATATTTTATTTTTTTACCTTTCATGGTGATGCCTCCTTCCGTTTTGCTTTATTTTCCATTTTATTTGCGGATTGAAAAAATGATAAGAAAAATCAACCAATAAATTGATAAGTAAAAAGGACATTGCCATCCATAGAACATACAGTTGAATCATCGGCATATCTCTATGTTCAATCGCTTCTAAAATAAGGTTTCCCACTCCTTTGTAAGAAGTTAAAAATTCGATGGCGGCGGTTCCTCCTAACAAATTTCCCAAAGTAAGACCGATCACAGTGATAATTCCCACCATAGAGTTTTTCAAGACATGATGAAACATGACAAGAGGAGCGGAGAGCCCTCTCGCATAGGCACCTTTGACATAATCTTTCGAAAGTTCTTCCAGAAGGCGACTGCGAATATATCGAGTCGGTTTTCCGGAACTCACAATTCCCAAGACGAGAACAGGTAAAATGAGAGACTTTGTATCGGAACGACTTACAATAGGCAATATATGAAGTCGAACACTGAAGATATACATAAATAACAAAGTCAGATAAAAATCCGGAATTGCAATCGAAATATTGGAAATATTTTTAAGAAAGCTGTCTATCCAAGTGTTTTTA containing:
- the nhaC gene encoding Na+/H+ antiporter NhaC; this encodes MKRKPTLVEALLPIVFLIVIIAVGILKYGADPQIPLLMATIVAAALGKYLGYTWSEMEKGIVETILPATQAILIQMIIGVIIGTWIVAGIVPTMIYYGLQIISPGFFLLASTVLCSIVSLATGSSWTTAGTVGIALLGVGEVLGIPTALTAGAIISGAYFGDKLSPLSDTTNLAAAVSGTTLFEHIRNMMKTTIPVYCIALALYTGIGLRYLGRELNTGEIYKLLHVLEQEFVIHPILLLPPILVILMVALKTPAVPGLTLGGVLGAVFAFIIQHKDFGAILEVSQYGYQATTGYELADKLLSRGGLQSMMFTVSLIIVAMAFGGVVEKIKVLETIEERLITFTKTTGSLVLTTVLSCIFCNATLPEQYLSILIPGRMFKERYRKKGLDPRVLSRILEDSGTMSSALIPWNTCGAFMYATLGVYPFAYLPFAFFNVLSPLIAVISGFLGIGMITLEEEREGE
- a CDS encoding ABC transporter permease, giving the protein MKGKKIKYSNIIFFLFFILLCGIIFFPSFFSSIDPNYADVTVTLHGPSGKHWFGCDYLGRDIFTRVIYGMRSSTILAVIGVSIMLMTGTIIGMFCGYYSNPLSHLFMRIADMMLAFPGTVLSIAIVGVLGPGILNTLLAILIPGWAEFARVARALTIEQKENEYIKTAVLNGNTNFSILFRYILPNIMASLFVYTSSNIGNFILRLAMLSFLGLGLRPPRPELGLILSEAKDFMQIAPFYMFFPGLALFMIVFVFNSLSDFLRDRIERNR
- a CDS encoding ABC transporter ATP-binding protein — its product is MENVSISYGETSVVKNINFQLQRGEIISIVGESGSGKSTILNAIIGFLPEEGRIQSGEIYYEGKKITRLSQKEWRLLRGKKIGTIFQEPGSTLNPFQKIGKQFFESYRHVLGLPQKEAKDLMESMFSKVGLKNTEELIEKFPFQLSGGMNQRVSIALATSLGPNLLLADEPTSSLDATIQKNIIEEFLFLKKEFNMSILLVTHNLALAKYISDKILVLFQGNIVDFGAPEEILQSPKSKYTQTLLVDIPKIKE
- a CDS encoding ABC transporter permease → MYPFIGKKLLSFSCILLGISFLTFLLLHISPADPAYLKLAAAGVPPTREALEMERHIMGIDKPFLEQYFIWLKNVVHGNFGTSYQYDTPVLPIFLRDLPNTIKLVFLGLIVSGMISFCSAMISAFCKNTWIDSFLKNISNISIAIPDFYLTLLFMYIFSVRLHILPIVSRSDTKSLILPVLVLGIVSSGKPTRYIRSRLLEELSKDYVKGAYARGLSAPLVMFHHVLKNSMVGIITVIGLTLGNLLGGTAAIEFLTSYKGVGNLILEAIEHRDMPMIQLYVLWMAMSFLLINLLVDFSYHFFNPQIKWKIKQNGRRHHHER
- a CDS encoding ABC transporter ATP-binding protein produces the protein MEKTILEIQDLSAGYHQKHILKNLSFSLKENEILGIVGESGSGKSTLANAITYFADIYEGHILFRGKDICHPASEEKRNIRKHIQMIIQDSKTSFNPSMKIKEYIAEPLKNFYQLKKEEIRKKSIELLNMVGLEENILERYPKQLSGGQRQRIAITRALAIQADIIICDEITSALDVSIQKQIISLLKELGQKQKLSYIFISHDIALVSELCDRILIMYQGEIVETLKSSELKQAKHFHTKELLASVFKI